The DNA sequence TATGGCGGACAACACCATCAAGCTCTTCGAGCGCTATCAGCCCGAAGAGGTCGTGATGTGGTGCCCCTCCTGCATTTACTTCTACGATGAGGTCCGGCATGCCACGCTGCCTTTCAAGGTCAGCCATGCCGCGGAGTTCCTCGTCTCGAAGCTGCCGGAGATCCCGCTCAGCCAGCGCGTGAGCTCGACGGTGGCCCTCCACTACCACAATGTGAGCGAACCCCGGCGGCGCGAAGGGCTCGCGGGGCGTCAGCTCCTCGAAGCCGTTCCCGGGCTTCGCTACGTGGAGGTCGAACCCACGCCACGCTTTGGCCGGAGCTGCACGCCCGCCGTCCAGGAGCAGCTCGGACTCGACGTGTGGAACGGCTTGGCGCGCGATGAGATCGAGCGAGCCCGCGCGGCGGGCGCCGACACCCTCGCCACGATCTATCACGGCTGTCAGCGCTACCTGTGTGTCTTCGAGGCGGAGCGTCCTATCACCGTCGAGCACTACCTCACGGTCTTCGGCCGCGGCCTCGGCCTGGAGTTCGAGGACAGGTTCAAGAAGTTCCGCCTGTGGCAGGATCCGGAGCGCGTCCTCGCCGAGACCACGCCCTGCCAGCGCGCGAACAATGTCGACGCCGCGCGGGCCCGCGCGGTCGTGATGGAGAACTTCGGCCCGCTCCCGTCATCTCCCGATGTGGAGACC is a window from the Candidatus Methylomirabilota bacterium genome containing:
- a CDS encoding heterodisulfide reductase-related iron-sulfur binding cluster; the encoded protein is MAYDYKRYFGEIDVLRDITTMPGEAKWRTAAPPREGERHQIVLYLGCNVFRTSHMIRTITAIFDRLGLDYISVGGPTYCCGIVHHQQGDAAAAGGMADNTIKLFERYQPEEVVMWCPSCIYFYDEVRHATLPFKVSHAAEFLVSKLPEIPLSQRVSSTVALHYHNVSEPRRREGLAGRQLLEAVPGLRYVEVEPTPRFGRSCTPAVQEQLGLDVWNGLARDEIERARAAGADTLATIYHGCQRYLCVFEAERPITVEHYLTVFGRGLGLEFEDRFKKFRLWQDPERVLAETTPCQRANNVDAARARAVVMENFGPLPSSPDVETSPPS